The genomic DNA CGCCCCACCAGTTGTCCGTGAAGGTCGTGCCGGCACCGCCGAGATTTTCCACACCAAGGGCGTTGTGAACGACACAGTTGCTGCTGGAAGCTACTTCGAAGGTCGCCCCGGCATCGAGTTCGACTCCCGCTGCCGGATGAAACAGAATCCAGTTGCTTTCAACAAGAGCGGATGCGCCATCCAGCCGAATTCCCCCGGCACCGTTCGGAAGCTCAATCGCTCCGCTGGCGTCGCTGCCGATCCGATTCCCCTGAATGGTCGTTCCAACCGTTCCCGCGTTGACTGAAATCCCGATCGCCGAGTTCCCGGCGATGACATTTCCAGCACCGGGAATGCTGTCGCCGATGGCGGTTGTCGAGACGGCAGCATCGACCAGCACCCCCGCCGCCCCGTTGCCCAGGCCAGAAGCGCCTGACGCGTCCGTGCCGATTAGATTTCCGAGAAGCGAGTTGCCCAAGGTGCCAACGCCCTCGAAGTGAACGCCGTTGAGAACGTTGCCCGAGATGAGATTGCCGGTGGTGCCGTCACCGATCATGTTGTCGACGCCGCCGTCTACTCTGATGCCCGATTCGGTGTTTCCGATGGCCGTCGTACCGGTGGTGTCGGTCCCAATGTAGTTACCCAACACGAAATTCCCGGTCGCCCCGTTTCCGAGGATCAAGATCCCGTCCCGCCCATTGCCGGAGATGGTATTGCGCTCTGCGGAAGTGGCACCGCCGATCACGCTGCCGGACGCATTGGCGATCACGACCCCGATCACCGAGTTGGGAAGAGCCGCCGTGCCGCCGGCGTCGAGGCCGATCAGGTTGCCGCGAACCAAATTCCCCACCGATGCCGCGCCACCGATCCGAACTCCAGTCAGGTCATTGCCGGCCAGTTGGTTTCCCGACCCGGGGAAGATCCCGCCGATCTCATTCCCCGGCGAACCTGTGACGAAGACTCCGTGCTGCGTATTTCCGAGATCGACGCTACCCGTCACATCGGTACCCACCAGATTGCCTTGGATCACATTGGCAGTCGTCGTCGAGTTGATGACCTTGATGCCGTTGGTGTCGTTGCCGGAAACAACGTTGCCGAGATCGACTCCACCGATGACATTCGACGAAGCCCCGATCTCGACCAGCACACCGTTCTCGGCGTTGCCCAGATCTGCCGTACCCGACTCGTCGGTTCCGATGAGATTTCTCCATACGGAATTGCCGGTCGTCGAATCATCGCGAAGGTTGACGCCGTTGGCGCCGTTGGCTGAGATCACGTTCGCATCGGACGCGTCGACCCCGCCGATGACATTGTCACTGGCCCCCGCCGCAACCAGAACACCACTCCCGGCATTGCCGAGCGGCACAGTTCCGGAGATATCAACACCCATATGATTGCCTAGGACGGTGTTCGATTCGCTTCCGACACCTGCGATTCGGACTCCCGAGCCTCCGTTGCCGGAGATGACATTGCCGCCGTCGGGAGCGGTACCAACCGGTTCCGGACCACCCACCGTGGTGTCCGTGGCTCCGGAGAGGATTGCCACTCCATCGCCGTCATTGCCTAGGGCCGAAGCGCCGGCTGCGTCCGTACCGATGTGATTCCCTTCGAGGTCGGTGCCCGTCGTTCCGGCTCCGGCGATTTCCACCCCGGTGCCGGCGTTGCCCGAGACGAGGTTGCGGCCCACTGCCGTACTGGTCGTGGCCCCAGATATGAAGATCCCTCGCCCGCCGTTGCCCAGGTCAACGGAGCCGGTCACATCCGTCCCCACATAGTTGCTTGCAATTGCGGTTGCGTTGACCCCTGAAAGGCGGATTCCACCTTGGATGTTGCCGGAGACCACATTGCGTCCATCGGAGTCGGCGCCACCAATTAGGGTGGCGTCCGCTCCTTGCTGGATCAAGATGCCGTTGGCGTCGTTTGCCAAAGTGGCATCTCCGGCGGCGTTGACTCCAATGAGATTCCCTGAGATGAAGACCCCAAAGGTTCCGGCTCCTCGCAGCCGGATGCCATTGCCCCCGTTTCCGGCAACGACATTGCGAGTTGCGGGAAAGAAACCTCCAATCCTGCCCGTTGCGTTTTCGAAACGCACCCCGTCGCCGCCGTTTCCGAGATCAGCCAGACCTCCGGCGTCGATTCCAATGAAGTTTCCCTCGATCACGCATCCGGTGACTCCACTGAGAACCCGAATTCCGATACCACCGAAGCTATGGATGGCGAGGCCACGAATCAAGGCAGGCCCGGGACCGGCGACGCGAAGTCCGTCCGCTCCGACGGCGCTACCGTCAATCACGACCTGAATCACTGCGTTCGAGCCGCCAGCATCCGGTGCATTGGTATTGGCGCTCGCGCCCGCCTGGGAGTAGCCATCGATCGTGAGTGCCTCACCGATGGAAGGGAGCAGCGATCCCGGGCTGATGTTGTGGGGTCCTGCTCCTGGAATCGCGAACAGGATCGTGTCAGCAGCGACGGTCTGATTCGCCTCGCGAATCGCCGCTCGAAGAGTGCACTCTCCGCCCGCGGTGGCGCAGACCCCATCGATGACGGCGTCTCCCGCGTCGCCGGTGCTGTCGACGGTGAACACCGCCGCCGACGCGCTCTGGCTGATGCCGAAAAGAAACGCCGCCAACAACAGCAACCGAAACCCGGTCCGCCGGCCTCGACCGATTGAGCATGAGCCGGGCCGCCGGGAGCGAAGGCTCTCAAGGAAGAGACGAGCGTGGTGAAACGTGGGGGTGAATCTAGCCTTCAAGGGTACCTTTTGCATTCTCAGTTCTCTCCCAATCGATGCATTGGATTTCCGCCTACAGCAGAGCGAAACCTAAGGCCCGGCGCTAAACGGGTATTGAAAAAAACACAACTCCCGGTCGAGCAGAACGAGCTTCCGTCCCCTATAAAAATGCAGCGGAAAAGTATTGAAAAAAACGCAACTGAACCCTGCCATGACAACGGCTGTTCGCTTGAAATTCGTCGTGGTACGCTGCGGCCGCCGTAGCACTTTGCCAACTCATCCGCGAGGTACAAAAGACGTGAAGACGTTCATCTTTCGCTTCGGATTCGCAATGTTCATCTGGGCAGTCGGTTTCTTTGCCGGCGCAATCGTCTTCGCAATCCCGGCTCTCAGGAACGTTGGGGAGATTCCCTGGGTGTCGGCCAACCCGCTCATCAGCATCCTGGCGATCGGCATCTGGATTCCGCTGATCTGGTGGTACTCACACCGCCAGATCGGGACCTCGCGACGCCCCCGGCGCGACGCCCTCCAGATCGGAATCGTGGTGTGTGTCACCAATATCGCTTTGGACTACGCTGTGGTGTCCGTGGCCATGGGTTCCGGCCTGGGTTTCTATCGGTTTGCAGCGATCTGGCTTGCCTATCTCCTGCTCCTCGTACTTCCGAGCTGGATGGCGCGGCAGCACCTGGTCGACACAGCCGCTGCGGCGTGAAACCGATAGAAACCCAAGGGAGCCAACGGATCGGCATCGCTTCACGCCCAGGAAGACGGATCCCGCACGCGCTGGGATCCTAACCCCTTACAACGTATTGCCTCCGCCGGAGGCAACCCACCCTTGGCGGGTCGTCGGTCAGTTCTCTGCGAAGTGCGAGCGCGCGCCGAGCGAGGCGCCTTGGTATCCGTTCGACGGGCGGGCAGGCGTGACGTAGCTCCCCGGGACTGCGCTTCCGATCGTCAGTCCGAGGAGTTGTCCACTTGGGACTTCTCTGTCGTATCGACACCCGGGTCGCGCAGGATCGTCACGCTGTTGAGCCCATCGACGTCGAGGCCATCGATCAGAAGGTCATTCCAGTAGATCCATGTGGAGGCGTCTGTGGATTCGATCTGATTGCCGTCGTAGCGCACGTGGTTGATCGGTCCGTCCGAGTAGTCGCCTTCCGCGATCACTCGGCCAGGACCTCGGATGAGGTTGTCGCGGAACACACCCTGAGCGTCGGAAAGTCTCAGCGGGGACCGGTCGGGCCGGTGGTAGATCTGGGTGCCACTGCCGTCGGCATCGACCAAGAAGTTGTCCACGATTTCGCTGTCCTCGAAGACCAGGGTGCTGCCGAAAGAGTACAGGCCGCCGCCGCTCGATATGGCGCTGCACCGCTCGATGACCGAATCTCTGACCGAGACCTCGGACAGGATCCAGGCCACCATGCCCCCGCCTCTGCCGGCCTGGCCGGTGCCTGATTCCAGCACGTCGCAATCTCGGATCTCTACGCCATCCAGGGTCGCCAAAGCCAGCGAGAACCGCACTCCCGCTGCCGACGCGGCCTCGGGGTTGAGTTGGCGAACATCCACGTCTTCGATGATCACGTTCTCCAGCACCGCGGTGCCATAGTTCCAGTACTCCTCGGGGCCGGGATCGACCGGCACGGTATGGCCCAAAAACTCTCTCTGCTTGTCTCCGCTGACATGAATGGCTCCGGCCGAGCCCGACACCACGTCAGTGTCGCCATAGCGACCCACGAAATAGGAGTCACGTACCGTCAAATGGGCCGAGGGACGGTTGAACTCGCCAAATCCCGTCGACGCGTTGTTGGCGTCGTTGCCTCCGAAGTGGATCGTCCCCACCGTATGGCTAAAGCCGGGAAGGTTGCCGTTGCCCAGGAACTCGCTGCGCTGGATCACACCGGTCGAACGGTAGCCGCTGACGGCCCCCGTACCCTCGGATCGATTCTCCACGAACAGGGAGTCGTCGATCACCAGCAGCACGTCACCTTCCCCATGGATGGCCGAAGACGGCGTACCGGATACCACGCCGTTCGTTGTACAGCCGTTGCCATAGAAGGAGGAATTGGAGACCCTCACAGTGGCGACCGGCTCGGTGTAGTCCTCGTCGTCATAGATCCCGCGAGCCATGATCGCGCCGCCCACGAACTCGCAGTGATTGTCCTCGAAATAGGAGTCACGTACCACGAGGAGCCCACCTTCCAGGTAGATCGCGCCACCGTTCGAACTCTCGCCCGCCCCCGTTGCGCGCAGTGTCGCTCGATTGGCGAAGAACTCGGAGTCGATGACTCTCACTTCGGCTCCGCCTTCGCCGGTTTGGTTGATCTTGATCGCGCCACCGGGTCCCACGGCCGAATTGTTTTCGAAACGGGATCGAATCACCGACACGCGGGTGCCGCCGCTGAGCTTGAGCCCGCCGACACGAAAGTTCGCCACCTGAGGGTCGCCGTGATTCTCTCGGAAGAGGCAGTCCTCGAAGATCGCACTGGCATCTCTGACCGTGACGCCCGTTCCGATGGTGTTTTCCGCTCCGCCGCCATTCTCGAAACTCAGGCCCTGGAATAGGACGCGTCCACGGGTGTCGCCGTCGGTGTTCCGCAGCTTGAAGATCGGGGTGTCGCCCCCGCCGTCCAGCCGAACGCTCGCACCCGGTGCGGCGCGAATGGCGAACTCGCGATGCCGGTTCTGGTGTGAGAAGCCACCCGGCGGCGCCGGATAGATGCCGGCTTCCAGCTCGATCATCTGGCCGTCTTCGACCGATCCCAACGCCGACTGCAACGACCCCGCGTCGGACACCTGGATCAAGTCATCCGCCACGAAAAGCGTCAGGTCCTTGGTCACCGAGTTGCCGCCGCCCGAGGCGTCCGTCACCGTCACGGTGAAATCTGAGAACCCGGCCGACACGGGCGTGCCCCGAATACGCCCCGTATTCGGGTAGAGACGAAGGCCGGCCGGAAGGTCGCCCGTGGCCTGCCAGCGATAGGAACCCTGACCGCCGAGGCCGGTCAGATACACACTGTAGAACTGTCCCACCCGTCCGGTCGGCAACATCTCCTCATCGATGCGAAGCCGACCCTCTGCGACGACGAAGTCCAGAAACCGACCCGCCTGCGCGCCGGCGGCATCGACAACGGAAACGAACAGCCGCCAGGAGCCGGACTGCCTGGGGGTCCCGCGGATACGACCGTAGGTCGGGACGAAGGCCGTCCCCGGCGGCAGCGCGCCCTGGAGGCTCCACAGATAGGGCGGCGAGCCGCCGACCGCATGGAGTTCCGTCGCATAGTGCTCATAGGCCTGCGCCTCGGGTAGCGCGAGATTCGCAATCTGGAGGGTTTGAGCGGACGGCCCCTTTTCCTCCGTCGAGGACTCGCCGGATGCACTTTCGGCGAAACGGTCCTGTGACGCCGGCCGGTTGTCCGCGCTTAGCATGGAGGCCGAAGGGGAGACCCCCAGCGCCAGTAGGAAAAGCGCCAATGCAAACGAAACCAACGACCATCGAGTCATCACGTGCTCCTCTCCGCAGCCTGACATGTCTGCGCGGTACGACCCTCGCCCGGGCAGCCGCGCGCCTTGGAGGATGCACCAAGGGAGGAGCCTGATCTTGAAGAAAACCCAAAATTGGGAGCACGCCCCGGCAGCCTTCGTGCCTTGGTTTCGACGAGTCATGGCAGCCGCAGACCAGCTATTGCGAACGCCTTCGATCCCCCCAGCCTTGACCCTGACGTTACGTAAGGCCCTAGCATGACCCCATGAACAAGAAACTCCACAGAGTCCAAGAGGTCGCCGAAATCGCCGGAGTCTCGGTCCGCACCCTGCATCACTACGACTCCATCGGTCTACTGATCCCGGTCACTCGTACCGACGCCGGCTATCGGCAGTACGACGACGACAACTTGCTGCGCCTCCAAGAGATTCTCATCTGCCGGGAATTCGGCATGTCGCTGGACCAGATCCAGCGGAGCTTGGAGGATCCGAGCTACGAGCGAGCGGTCTCTCTCCAGGCGCACCGAGAGCAACTCTTCCAGCGTCTCCGGCGTACAGAAGGGATGATCCGGTCCGTCGATCTCGCGCTCGAGGCGCTGAGGACCGAGGCCGCGGTACATGCAGAGGATCTGTTTGGGGGGTTCGACCCCTCTCGGTACGCCGAGGAAGTGAAGAAGCGGTGGGGCAACTCCAGCGCCTACCGAGAATCCCAGCGGCGGGTGCGCGGATATGACAAACAAGACTGGGCGAAGATCCGTGCCGAGAACGACGACATCCTGGAGCGGATGGTCAAGCTCATGCAGTCCGGAGCGGCACCGGACGATTCAGCGGCGATGGACCTAGCAGAGAGGCATCGCTACCACATGGATCATTGGTACTACTCGTGTACGCACTCAATCCATTCCGGATTGGCGCATTTGTACGAAACTGATTTGCGTTTCGCCGCGAGTTTCGAGGAACATGCAGAGGGTCTGGCGGCCTTCTTGGCCGCGGCGATTCGAGCCAATTCGGCTCGATTTGAGACCTCGCGGTCGAAAGCCGGCGCTAGTTCTTGAGAAGCCTACACCAACGGAATCGGAGACATCCATGTCCAGCGCCCACCGGAATCACCCCCTTGTGCTTCACACTCCTTGCCCCGCACTTCGATCCCACGTGGACCACTTCTGGCACTTGCGATGCGGACCGCACCAATCACACAGCCGGGAGAGAATCTTGCCGACAACGGCGACCGAGCTCGTCATTGACCTCCGCGACGATTCCGACCTGCCGGACTGGACGATGGTCATCGGACCCCATGCGGGGTTCTTCAGCATCGCCACCGATGTTCGCGCCGACGCGGTCGGCATTCACTTCCGACCTGGAGGCGCCTACGCCTTGTCGCGAACGCCTGCCCTGCACCTGCGAGACACCTTCGTGGTTCCCGAGGACGTGTTTGGTGCGAAGATCATCCGCCTCCTGCGCTCGCGGCTGCTGCCGCTGACGGAGCCGATGGATCGCTTCAATATCCTCGAAGACTTTCTCCTCCAGTGCCTCGACGCCGGGCCGCCGAAAAGTCACCCAGCGGTCGCGATGGCAACGGCGGCTTTCCGCCAACAACCCGATGGGCCTACCGTGACCGAGGTAGCCCGCTCCACGGGCTATAGCTCCACTCACCTGGTAACCCTCTTTCGTCGCGAAATCGGAATCGCACCCAAACTATTCTGCCGCATTCAGAGGTTTCGACACGCTCTTCGACAAATCGAAGAGCAGAATTCAACGCTCAGATGGGCCGATCTCGCGTTCGACTGCGGATACTCCGATCAGGCACACATGGTCCGAGAATTCCGAGAGTTCTCTGGGTACTCACCCACCTCCTTTGTTGCCCGGCGAACTTCGCTAGTCGGTCATCTTCGCGAGGATTGCGTGAGTCAATCGGCACCAAGCCTTCTCAGCATCTAGCAACAAGAGCAGGCTTCCTGCTTCTACAGTCCGGTGCAAAGACATCAAGGGATCTGCCCCTCCTCGGTCTGTTTCAAATGTCCCAGGAATGCGCTGAGTCTTCGATTGAAGTCCGACGCCCTCTCGAGCATAAAGAAGTGCGTCACTTCATTCAGGATTTGAAAATCCAGTTCCTCGATCATGCTTTCGGCAAGGCTGCGATTTTCCTCCTTCCAGTGGGTCTGCATCGGGCCTCGCGACACCAACATCAAGACCGGGACTTGGATCGGGTCTTGCCGCCAGGTACCTGGATCCGTCAAGGCCTCTAGACCACCCTTCATGACGTGTAGAGGCGTTGCCAACGCCGCCTGGTGAATCAGACCGAGGTCCGTCTCGGTCAACTCGCCCCTTGGCATTTGCTGCACCATCGTGCTCATCATGTCTTCCTTCCCACTGTCGAGCTGCGCCCTCAGCCACGCCGCCATCTGGTCCGTGAGGGGCTGGCGAATCGGACCGTCCACTAGCACCAGTGCCGCCGTTTTCTCGGGAAACAGCCGATAGTATTCGCGGACCGTCGGCACTCCATTGCTGTGGCCAACGAGCACCATTCTCTCAAGTCTCTCTGACTTGACGACGGTCTCAATCCCCAACGCTAGCTCTCGAAATCCAAATCGATACTCTGGCGGCTTGTCGCTTTCGCCATGACCCAACAGGTCGATCGCCAGCAGTTGCCCTTGCCATTCGAGCCCTGCCAGCTGGCGATGCCAGATCCTTCGGTCGCTGTTGGCTCCGTGTACGAAGACGATGGGGATCTCCTCTGCGCCCGGTCGAGTTTCGTATGCGATTCTCCAGTCGCCAAAGACGGCGATTCGGTTTTCTTTCGAAACGGTCATTTCGACTCCATCCAACGGATGCCCCCTTCTCTCAATTCTGTTGCCAAACATAAAGACTGCGATGGTCGAAGTCGCATTGGCCGATCACGCGGTCTTTGACCGCCGCACCACCGAGGCTCAGGCTACGCTTCCCTTCGCCGTCGCGAACGATCAGTCCTCGTCGGTCCTTGACGAAAGTCGCGGAGTTGATATCCAGGCCAAGGCGGCCGTCCTGCCGCTCGTCCACCGGCAGCGCCGGAACACATCCGGCGGTCTCATCTTCCTCCGCGTAGCCCACTGCACTCCCTAGATCCAGCAGCAGTTCCCAGGCAACCCTTGAATATGTGGTGTCGCCGTTGAACGATCCGAAGGGCATCCGATAGACCTGAATGCGGTTCGGGCTCTGGGATGGCCCGGAAGGACAGCCCAGGTTCTGGCAAGGTATTGCGCCGCCTAGATCGAAAGGAAACGGGTAGCTTCGGGTCCAGTACACCATCTGGTCGGCGGCATCGAAGGTCAAGTCCAGGTTGATGCCGAAGTCGTAGTTCCAGCGCCCCCCCGGTATTCGGCGACACGACTCCGAGCGGCGAAAACTCGCTCCGGAGTACCCACAACCAGGGGCGATTCGGAGTCGCTAGGTAATGGTAGGTATGAGTCCGGCCGGTGCCCAGAAGTGCATCCTCGAACAGCTCCGTGTTGTCGCCGTTCATCACACCAAAGTGGAGACCTCCGTCGCCCAGAAGCGACGTCTGCGAGGGTCTGAAGAAGCCAGAGACCAGTTCGGCCAAGATCTCCGGCGGGTCGACGGCCGGATCCCCAGGTGGATCACAGGTCCTGGGCGTGGCGAACGGATCGGTCGTTGCGAAGATGGGATCGGTCCACTCGAGACCTCCATTGGAGTAGCTCAGGCAAACTCGTCCCGCAACATTCTCCGGCGAATCGAAGAGCCCTATCTGATCCAGCCCATCGCCGTTCCAATCGCCAGCCACTGGCAGCCAATCGTCGCCGACGATCGCATACTTGGTCGCAGAAACGACGGGGGCTGCCGCGGTGTTTCGATTCTTCAGGAAAATCGTGTTCCTCTCTTGCCAGAAAACACCCGCCGTATCCACTCCGTCTCCATCCCAATCGCCCATGACCGGCAGCAACGTTCCGGCCGGAGGACCATCCACGAAGAAGTCGAAGTCCCGCGTGGCGGCACCGCTGGTCTGCGCGGCTCGTAGTAGAAACCTGGCTTCTTGGGCCGAGAAGATTCCGACACTCTCCGTCGAGCCGGCATCCCAGCGGCCGGAGACCGCCATCAGCTCAGAGACTTTGGGGGCTATGGAGAAGCTGAGATCGGGAGGCCCATGCGAGAGAGTGTGCCAGAGGCGCACCGTCCCCTGTGGGTCGACGAGCCCTACCAGGTCGCGGTGAAGAATCGCACTAACGGTCGGTAGTGGTTCGCCAGCTCGTGAGATCGGGCTGTGCGCCAGGATGCCCAAGATCAGCCAACCGCTGAGGGCAGCCGTCGATCCGAGAGGACGCTGCCAACCGAGCTCACAGCGGCGGCGTGCCTTCTCCTTGACCAGGCGGTCGCTCACCGGGTTCTCTCTTGAACCTCCGGCACGATCGATCGCAGGCTCGGCGAGCCTCAACGCCGCTTCCTTCCAGCATCCTGCAGCAGCAGGGTCGAAAGCTGCATTCGCGCGACCTCTTTTGCATCGGCTTCGAGGCAGAATTCCAGCCCGCACGCCTGGTCGACCGCCCTCTTGGTCGCCGACACTGCGGCGGGAGCGAAGCTGGCGATCAGCGCCGCAAGATCTTCGGCCTTTGCGTTCAGGCAGCCTTCGTCGACGACGCTGTGAAGGAAACCGGCCTCGAGCCCCTGATCGGCCGTGAGAATCTCGGCAGAGAGCGCGATGCGGCGCAGATAGCCCGGAGATGTCAGTCGAGCAAGCGGCGCAACGGCCACCGGTGCGAACATGATCTCTGGATGGCCGAAAGACGCCCGATGGCTGGCGATGATGAAGTCTGCCGCCAGCGCCAGGTCGAAGCCACCGGCCAGTGCCGGCCCGTTGACCGCTGCGATCATCGGTTTCGGAAACCGGTAG from Acidobacteriota bacterium includes the following:
- a CDS encoding enoyl-CoA hydratase/isomerase family protein — encoded protein: MIVHEKRFRPSGAGKRGEVPEKLTVVTRPNPRVARLTLNRPEKHNALSMALRREIEKALSDLAADPAVRVVILDGGEGVFCAGYDLPEVHKFGVEAFRHRYREWYDACYRFPKPMIAAVNGPALAGGFDLALAADFIIASHRASFGHPEIMFAPVAVAPLARLTSPGYLRRIALSAEILTADQGLEAGFLHSVVDEGCLNAKAEDLAALIASFAPAAVSATKRAVDQACGLEFCLEADAKEVARMQLSTLLLQDAGRKRR
- a CDS encoding Ig domain-containing protein, translated to MTRWSLVSFALALFLLALGVSPSASMLSADNRPASQDRFAESASGESSTEEKGPSAQTLQIANLALPEAQAYEHYATELHAVGGSPPYLWSLQGALPPGTAFVPTYGRIRGTPRQSGSWRLFVSVVDAAGAQAGRFLDFVVAEGRLRIDEEMLPTGRVGQFYSVYLTGLGGQGSYRWQATGDLPAGLRLYPNTGRIRGTPVSAGFSDFTVTVTDASGGGNSVTKDLTLFVADDLIQVSDAGSLQSALGSVEDGQMIELEAGIYPAPPGGFSHQNRHREFAIRAAPGASVRLDGGGDTPIFKLRNTDGDTRGRVLFQGLSFENGGGAENTIGTGVTVRDASAIFEDCLFRENHGDPQVANFRVGGLKLSGGTRVSVIRSRFENNSAVGPGGAIKINQTGEGGAEVRVIDSEFFANRATLRATGAGESSNGGAIYLEGGLLVVRDSYFEDNHCEFVGGAIMARGIYDDEDYTEPVATVRVSNSSFYGNGCTTNGVVSGTPSSAIHGEGDVLLVIDDSLFVENRSEGTGAVSGYRSTGVIQRSEFLGNGNLPGFSHTVGTIHFGGNDANNASTGFGEFNRPSAHLTVRDSYFVGRYGDTDVVSGSAGAIHVSGDKQREFLGHTVPVDPGPEEYWNYGTAVLENVIIEDVDVRQLNPEAASAAGVRFSLALATLDGVEIRDCDVLESGTGQAGRGGGMVAWILSEVSVRDSVIERCSAISSGGGLYSFGSTLVFEDSEIVDNFLVDADGSGTQIYHRPDRSPLRLSDAQGVFRDNLIRGPGRVIAEGDYSDGPINHVRYDGNQIESTDASTWIYWNDLLIDGLDVDGLNSVTILRDPGVDTTEKSQVDNSSD
- a CDS encoding helix-turn-helix transcriptional regulator, with product MSSAHRNHPLVLHTPCPALRSHVDHFWHLRCGPHQSHSRERILPTTATELVIDLRDDSDLPDWTMVIGPHAGFFSIATDVRADAVGIHFRPGGAYALSRTPALHLRDTFVVPEDVFGAKIIRLLRSRLLPLTEPMDRFNILEDFLLQCLDAGPPKSHPAVAMATAAFRQQPDGPTVTEVARSTGYSSTHLVTLFRREIGIAPKLFCRIQRFRHALRQIEEQNSTLRWADLAFDCGYSDQAHMVREFREFSGYSPTSFVARRTSLVGHLREDCVSQSAPSLLSI
- a CDS encoding alpha/beta hydrolase, producing MTVSKENRIAVFGDWRIAYETRPGAEEIPIVFVHGANSDRRIWHRQLAGLEWQGQLLAIDLLGHGESDKPPEYRFGFRELALGIETVVKSERLERMVLVGHSNGVPTVREYYRLFPEKTAALVLVDGPIRQPLTDQMAAWLRAQLDSGKEDMMSTMVQQMPRGELTETDLGLIHQAALATPLHVMKGGLEALTDPGTWRQDPIQVPVLMLVSRGPMQTHWKEENRSLAESMIEELDFQILNEVTHFFMLERASDFNRRLSAFLGHLKQTEEGQIP
- a CDS encoding MerR family transcriptional regulator, coding for MNKKLHRVQEVAEIAGVSVRTLHHYDSIGLLIPVTRTDAGYRQYDDDNLLRLQEILICREFGMSLDQIQRSLEDPSYERAVSLQAHREQLFQRLRRTEGMIRSVDLALEALRTEAAVHAEDLFGGFDPSRYAEEVKKRWGNSSAYRESQRRVRGYDKQDWAKIRAENDDILERMVKLMQSGAAPDDSAAMDLAERHRYHMDHWYYSCTHSIHSGLAHLYETDLRFAASFEEHAEGLAAFLAAAIRANSARFETSRSKAGASS